A region from the Actinoplanes sp. OR16 genome encodes:
- a CDS encoding PIG-L deacetylase family protein codes for MKNLGTILGIWAHPDDEAYLSGGLMALATEAGERVVCVTATRGELSADPGQRTAELHACLKILGVTEHHWFDYRDGECSRVPPSAAIARLQKIIARVRPDTIVSFGPDGNTGHPDHQAVARWAEAATPPGTRLLQTAVPDDWATRWKTVNERFQVFQPGYPVTSPESELAVHLTLEPPVLDRKVRALTAQATQTAGLIAAMGADFASWVADEAFVESGG; via the coding sequence ATGAAGAACCTTGGAACGATCCTGGGCATCTGGGCGCACCCCGACGACGAGGCCTACCTCTCCGGCGGCCTCATGGCACTGGCCACCGAGGCCGGCGAACGCGTCGTCTGCGTGACGGCCACCCGCGGCGAGCTGAGCGCCGACCCCGGGCAGCGCACCGCCGAGCTGCACGCCTGCCTGAAGATCCTGGGTGTGACCGAGCATCATTGGTTCGACTACCGCGACGGCGAGTGTTCCCGCGTGCCGCCGAGCGCCGCGATCGCCCGTCTTCAAAAGATCATTGCGAGGGTACGGCCGGACACCATCGTGTCATTCGGCCCGGACGGCAACACCGGCCATCCCGATCATCAAGCGGTGGCCCGCTGGGCGGAGGCCGCCACACCGCCGGGGACACGGCTGCTGCAGACCGCCGTCCCCGACGACTGGGCGACCCGCTGGAAGACCGTGAACGAGCGGTTCCAGGTCTTCCAGCCGGGATATCCGGTCACCAGCCCGGAATCCGAGCTGGCAGTGCACCTGACCTTGGAGCCGCCGGTGCTGGACCGCAAGGTCCGTGCGCTGACGGCCCAGGCCACCCAGACCGCGGGCCTGATCGCCGCGATGGGCGCCGACTTCGCGAGCTGGGTGGCCGATGAGGCATTCGTGGAGAGCGGAGGCTAG
- a CDS encoding aminoglycoside phosphotransferase family protein, giving the protein MSGEQVGGRTGGAVRVGQTVRRPAGVWTPAVHALLRHLEDAGFDGAPAVRGFDDQDREILTLLPGETTGNAKPWPAWTHSDETLWQVAQWLREYHAVVADFEPPPGAIWRKGGAWEPGLIIGHNDAAPCNAHYTNGRLIGFSGWDFAGPVTAEADLAFTAFAWVPLSARETAAAEGFTAFGDRSRRLRLLLDAYGWRGESSTIVREVRDRISASIHDIRRLARQGDPGCQELVDAGYDVELATAVKELAAFPR; this is encoded by the coding sequence ATGAGTGGGGAACAGGTCGGCGGACGCACAGGAGGGGCGGTACGCGTAGGGCAGACAGTGCGGCGACCGGCCGGAGTGTGGACGCCGGCGGTGCACGCCCTGCTGCGGCATCTGGAGGATGCCGGATTCGACGGCGCGCCGGCCGTTCGCGGCTTCGACGACCAGGATCGGGAGATCCTCACCCTGCTTCCCGGCGAGACGACAGGCAACGCGAAGCCCTGGCCCGCCTGGACGCACAGCGACGAGACGCTCTGGCAGGTAGCGCAGTGGTTGCGCGAGTACCACGCGGTGGTCGCCGACTTCGAGCCGCCGCCCGGGGCGATCTGGCGCAAGGGCGGCGCCTGGGAACCCGGGCTGATCATCGGGCACAACGACGCGGCGCCGTGCAACGCCCACTACACGAACGGGCGGCTCATCGGCTTCTCCGGCTGGGACTTCGCGGGACCGGTGACGGCCGAGGCCGATCTGGCGTTCACCGCGTTCGCCTGGGTGCCGCTCTCCGCGCGTGAGACGGCGGCCGCCGAGGGATTCACGGCGTTCGGCGACCGGTCTCGCCGGCTGCGTCTGCTGCTGGACGCCTACGGTTGGCGCGGCGAATCCTCCACGATCGTCCGTGAGGTGAGGGACCGGATCAGCGCGTCCATTCACGACATCCGCCGCCTGGCCCGGCAGGGCGATCCCGGCTGCCAGGAGCTGGTCGACGCGGGCTACGACGTGGAGCTGGCGACAGCGGTCAAGGAACTGGCGGCCTTCCCCCGATAA
- a CDS encoding ABC transporter ATP-binding protein codes for MPDLSPDMARWRDLLRLTKGYRRWIALAAALSLLGSALALTQPLLAGRAIDTAAGGTVPWPVLAALAGLFAAQASALALARWVQAYTGETMTRDLRRTLAGHVLRVRLSVLDRVRTGDVIARACGDTTIVKTLVAQSMGTGVAGIVGLIATVALLGWLDRWLLGLVVLLFGVAVGGLLAVVSRLRVASRIAQTAEGSLTADLERALGGVRTVRACRAEPVEAARIDRAAGRAFLSNMRMAGLVALSGPTNDLAVSGAFLAVLLVGSTRVAAGETSLGRLVAFTLAMTYLSAPIYEIFQAVSAVQQGSGALHRINEVLSLPTERDQPVAVVQVGRFAGPVLEFRDVWFGYDPSRPVLRGLSFTVPSRGHVALVGPSGAGKSTIFALAERFYEPDRGAVLLNGLDVRLTPYARHRRSVGLVEQDCPLLAGTLRENLLYGAPPLVDSASLAEVLDMTGLTSVVARLPQGLDTPVGERGRRLSGGQRQRVAIARCLLARPRLILLDEPTAHLDPDGEQALAVALRSVSAVCALVVIAHRFSTVRSADRVLVIDDGVVTASGTHEELVGSNPYYRRLASSRRL; via the coding sequence ATGCCGGATTTATCCCCTGATATGGCCCGCTGGCGGGATCTACTGCGGCTGACAAAGGGGTACCGCCGGTGGATCGCCCTGGCCGCCGCCCTCAGCCTGCTCGGCTCCGCACTGGCACTGACCCAGCCACTCCTCGCCGGCCGCGCCATCGACACCGCGGCCGGCGGAACCGTCCCGTGGCCGGTCCTCGCCGCACTGGCCGGCCTGTTCGCGGCGCAGGCATCGGCGCTGGCGCTCGCCAGATGGGTCCAGGCGTACACCGGCGAGACGATGACCCGCGACCTGCGCCGAACCCTCGCCGGTCACGTCCTGAGAGTCCGCTTGTCCGTTCTCGATCGGGTGCGCACCGGCGACGTGATCGCCCGCGCCTGCGGCGACACCACGATCGTCAAAACCCTCGTGGCGCAGAGCATGGGCACCGGTGTGGCAGGGATCGTCGGCCTGATAGCCACCGTCGCGCTGCTCGGCTGGCTCGACCGCTGGCTGCTGGGCCTGGTCGTGCTGCTCTTCGGCGTAGCGGTCGGCGGTCTCCTGGCGGTGGTCAGCCGGCTGCGGGTGGCGTCCCGGATCGCGCAGACCGCCGAGGGATCGCTGACCGCCGACCTCGAAAGGGCCCTGGGCGGGGTGCGAACCGTGCGCGCCTGCCGGGCCGAACCCGTCGAAGCGGCGCGGATCGACAGGGCGGCGGGGCGAGCGTTCCTGTCGAACATGCGGATGGCCGGCCTCGTGGCCCTCTCCGGCCCGACGAACGATCTGGCGGTCAGCGGTGCGTTCCTCGCGGTGCTGCTGGTCGGCTCGACCCGGGTGGCAGCGGGAGAGACGAGTCTCGGCCGGTTGGTGGCTTTCACGCTGGCCATGACGTACCTCTCCGCCCCGATCTATGAGATCTTCCAAGCGGTCAGCGCTGTGCAACAGGGGTCGGGAGCGCTGCACCGGATCAACGAGGTGCTCTCCTTGCCGACCGAAAGAGATCAGCCCGTAGCCGTGGTGCAGGTTGGTCGTTTCGCCGGGCCGGTGCTGGAATTCCGCGACGTCTGGTTCGGCTACGACCCGTCCCGCCCGGTCCTGCGCGGCCTGTCCTTCACGGTGCCGTCCCGTGGCCACGTGGCGCTGGTCGGCCCGTCCGGCGCCGGGAAGTCCACGATCTTCGCCCTGGCCGAGCGTTTCTACGAGCCGGACCGGGGTGCGGTGCTGCTCAACGGCCTGGACGTGCGGCTGACGCCCTATGCCCGGCACCGCCGATCAGTGGGTCTGGTGGAGCAGGACTGCCCGCTGCTGGCGGGTACGTTGCGGGAGAACCTCCTCTATGGCGCGCCGCCTCTGGTCGACTCGGCCTCACTGGCGGAGGTGCTCGACATGACGGGCCTGACGTCGGTGGTGGCCCGGCTGCCCCAAGGTCTCGACACTCCCGTCGGTGAACGAGGCCGCCGCCTGTCGGGTGGTCAGCGCCAGCGCGTGGCGATCGCCCGCTGCCTGCTGGCCCGCCCCCGCCTGATCCTGCTCGACGAGCCGACCGCCCACCTCGACCCGGACGGCGAGCAAGCCCTGGCCGTAGCCCTGCGCTCGGTGTCGGCGGTATGCGCCCTGGTGGTGATCGCCCACCGCTTCTCCACAGTCCGATCAGCGGACCGGGTCCTGGTCATCGACGACGGCGTGGTGACGGCCTCGGGAACCCACGAAGAGCTGGTCGGTTCCAATCCCTATTACCGCCGCCTGGCATCGAGCCGTCGCCTGTAG
- a CDS encoding acyl-CoA synthetase, which translates to MLTALITGDDLEDAVSTPGETMSRHELLGWACAIAERIAGAERVAVDAKAGLPTIAAVTGALLAGVPIVPIPPDAGELERAHILRDSQAALLLADDAARAGESLVQRMGISDQKQSGSMPPELPEAKRPALVLYTSGTTGPPKGVVISHAALAAGLDGLAEAWQWTAEDTLVHGLPLYHVHGLVLGVLGPLRLGGRLRHTIKPTPQLYGGTPGSMYFGVPTVWSRIANAPESARALRRARLLVSGSAPLPAPVFSKIHELSGQAPVERYGMTETLITVSARADGERRAGQVGLPLSGVRTRLVDESANVLPHDGESIGTLQVAGPTLLDGYLRGDGIEAPELVDGYFPTGDVATVGPDGWHRIVGRASTDLIKTGGYRVGAGEVEDALLLHPAVREAAVIGTPHADLGEQVTAFVVASGSLKPDELIVFVAERLAAHKRPRVVRLVDELPRNGMGKVQKKLLSGF; encoded by the coding sequence ATGCTTACCGCGCTGATCACCGGTGACGATCTCGAGGACGCCGTCTCCACTCCCGGGGAGACGATGAGCAGGCATGAACTGCTCGGCTGGGCCTGTGCCATCGCCGAGCGGATCGCCGGGGCCGAGCGGGTCGCCGTCGACGCGAAGGCGGGACTGCCGACGATCGCCGCGGTCACCGGTGCGCTGCTCGCGGGCGTGCCGATCGTGCCGATCCCACCGGACGCCGGGGAACTCGAGCGCGCGCACATCCTGCGCGACTCCCAGGCCGCCCTGCTTCTTGCCGATGACGCCGCAAGAGCGGGCGAGTCCCTCGTACAAAGAATGGGTATCAGTGACCAGAAACAGTCCGGAAGCATGCCGCCGGAGCTGCCGGAAGCGAAGCGGCCGGCGCTCGTGCTCTACACCAGTGGCACCACCGGGCCGCCGAAAGGTGTGGTGATCTCGCACGCTGCGCTCGCCGCCGGGCTCGACGGACTCGCCGAGGCGTGGCAGTGGACCGCCGAGGACACGCTCGTGCACGGTCTGCCGCTCTATCACGTGCACGGATTGGTGCTCGGCGTGCTGGGCCCGCTGCGGCTGGGTGGCCGGTTGCGGCACACGATCAAACCCACACCGCAGCTGTACGGGGGGACGCCCGGTTCGATGTACTTCGGCGTTCCGACGGTGTGGTCCCGGATCGCGAACGCCCCCGAGTCGGCTCGTGCCCTTCGCCGGGCACGACTGCTCGTGTCCGGAAGCGCACCGCTCCCGGCACCCGTCTTCTCCAAGATCCACGAGTTGAGCGGGCAGGCGCCGGTCGAGCGCTACGGCATGACCGAGACACTCATCACCGTGAGTGCGCGTGCCGACGGAGAGCGCCGAGCAGGTCAGGTCGGCCTGCCGTTGAGCGGTGTACGCACCCGCCTGGTGGACGAATCCGCAAACGTCCTCCCGCACGACGGCGAGAGCATCGGCACGTTGCAGGTCGCCGGACCCACGCTGCTCGACGGCTATCTGCGCGGCGACGGCATCGAGGCGCCCGAGCTCGTCGACGGCTACTTCCCCACCGGTGACGTCGCCACGGTCGGCCCGGACGGCTGGCACCGGATCGTCGGCCGCGCCTCCACCGACTTGATCAAGACGGGTGGCTATCGGGTCGGCGCGGGTGAGGTGGAGGACGCGCTGCTGCTGCATCCGGCCGTGCGGGAGGCGGCGGTGATCGGCACCCCGCATGCCGATCTCGGAGAGCAGGTGACCGCGTTCGTGGTGGCTTCCGGCTCGTTGAAACCGGACGAACTCATCGTTTTCGTCGCCGAACGGCTCGCCGCCCACAAACGGCCCCGCGTCGTACGGCTCGTCGACGAGCTACCCCGCAACGGCATGGGGAAGGTGCAGAAAAAGCTGCTATCCGGGTTCTGA
- a CDS encoding bifunctional diguanylate cyclase/phosphodiesterase: protein MTRRAVRALTLAAVLFLISAVLGVLGRRLGSPPWLLWPSTVGAGATAMLACATAARTGHGPAGHFWRRLAHATGWLTIGTAGQTWDTLTAGRPVEMSPFTAACYLVAVCVAVLALVRLPRPRRTWRATVAMFLDIAIVSVAVSLIVTHFLWTTSVPAANAPPEATLLVIVLIVACAAVVAIVKVGITRSTAIHRPALWALAPVGLVAPISWGVAPFLDGRPFLNPTVVTLPTVALFFAAAGLLQTRANLNPATATPAPAPADRPGHLGIWRHISVVPYAAVAVTATMLIGITLRNGYLSAGMAGGSVVLTLLVMIRQYAALSDNNLLLDRLDAQANQDDLTGLPNRRFFTATLGRRTGETTVVVCDLDGFAALNDRLGDEAGDMLLRAAADRLSSWAGPDVVVARLLGDEFGILLPAGRDAESILEAFRRPLRVDGHDLLITVTAGVASGPEVADLLRRAELALQAAKLTGTNRTRSYSPELDATAAHHAELAAALRRGLDRGEFRLHYQPIVELPAGAITGVEALIRWQPADGPVISPAEFIPVAEHSGLIIDLGAWIIDQACSDAADWQSRHGSAGPRVNINVSARQLLDPDLPGLVADALSRHGLSPDRITIEITETAVFAGGIALATVRELRELGVGLALDDFGTGHSSLTLLRTCPVTTLKVDKSFIDDLNGTAEQEAIATSLSTIAATLGLRAVAEGVETRDQADRLHALGYRYAQGYYFARPAPAEEIDAALDASLRVAHPA, encoded by the coding sequence ATGACTCGACGGGCCGTGCGCGCGCTGACCCTGGCAGCCGTGCTCTTCCTGATCAGCGCGGTGCTGGGCGTTCTCGGACGGCGGCTCGGCTCGCCGCCGTGGCTGCTCTGGCCGTCGACGGTCGGCGCCGGCGCCACCGCGATGCTGGCCTGCGCGACCGCCGCACGCACCGGCCACGGCCCGGCCGGCCACTTCTGGCGGCGGCTGGCGCACGCCACCGGCTGGCTCACCATCGGTACGGCAGGCCAGACGTGGGACACCCTCACCGCCGGGCGACCCGTCGAGATGAGCCCGTTCACCGCCGCCTGTTACCTGGTGGCGGTCTGCGTGGCGGTGCTCGCGCTGGTCCGGCTGCCCCGCCCGCGCCGCACCTGGCGGGCCACCGTCGCCATGTTCCTGGACATCGCGATCGTGTCGGTGGCCGTCAGCCTGATCGTCACCCACTTCCTCTGGACCACCTCGGTCCCGGCCGCGAACGCGCCACCCGAGGCCACCCTGCTGGTCATCGTGCTGATCGTGGCGTGCGCCGCGGTCGTCGCGATCGTGAAGGTCGGCATCACCCGCAGCACCGCCATCCACCGGCCCGCGCTCTGGGCGCTCGCCCCGGTCGGCCTGGTCGCCCCGATCTCCTGGGGTGTCGCGCCGTTCCTCGACGGCCGCCCGTTCCTCAACCCGACGGTCGTCACCCTGCCCACGGTGGCGCTGTTCTTCGCGGCCGCCGGCCTGCTGCAGACCCGCGCCAACCTGAACCCGGCCACCGCCACTCCGGCCCCGGCGCCCGCCGACCGGCCCGGTCACCTGGGCATCTGGCGGCACATCAGCGTGGTCCCGTACGCCGCGGTCGCGGTCACCGCCACCATGCTGATCGGTATCACGCTGCGGAACGGATACCTCTCGGCCGGGATGGCCGGCGGCTCGGTGGTGCTGACCCTGCTCGTGATGATCAGGCAGTACGCCGCCCTCTCCGACAACAACCTGCTGCTCGACCGCCTCGACGCCCAGGCCAACCAGGACGACCTGACCGGGCTGCCGAACCGGCGGTTCTTCACCGCCACGCTGGGCCGGCGTACCGGGGAGACCACCGTCGTCGTCTGCGACCTGGACGGGTTCGCGGCCCTCAACGACCGGCTCGGCGACGAGGCGGGTGACATGTTGCTGCGGGCCGCCGCTGATCGGTTGTCGTCGTGGGCCGGGCCCGATGTGGTGGTGGCCCGGCTGCTCGGCGACGAGTTCGGCATCCTGCTGCCCGCGGGTCGTGACGCCGAGTCGATCTTGGAGGCTTTCCGCCGCCCGCTGCGCGTCGACGGCCATGACCTGCTGATCACCGTGACCGCCGGTGTCGCTTCCGGCCCCGAGGTCGCCGACCTGCTGCGCCGCGCCGAACTCGCCCTTCAGGCAGCGAAGCTCACCGGCACGAACCGCACCCGTTCCTACTCCCCCGAACTCGACGCCACCGCGGCGCACCACGCCGAACTGGCCGCCGCCCTGCGCCGCGGCCTCGACCGGGGCGAGTTCCGGCTCCACTACCAGCCGATCGTCGAACTGCCGGCCGGCGCCATCACCGGCGTCGAGGCGCTGATCCGCTGGCAGCCCGCCGACGGTCCGGTCATCTCGCCCGCCGAGTTCATCCCGGTCGCCGAGCACAGCGGCCTGATCATCGACCTCGGCGCCTGGATCATCGACCAGGCCTGCTCGGACGCGGCCGACTGGCAGAGCCGGCACGGTTCGGCCGGCCCGCGCGTCAACATCAACGTGTCGGCACGCCAACTGCTCGACCCGGATCTGCCGGGCCTGGTCGCCGACGCGCTCAGCCGGCACGGCCTCTCCCCCGACCGGATCACCATCGAGATCACCGAGACCGCCGTCTTCGCCGGCGGCATCGCCCTGGCCACCGTGCGGGAACTGCGCGAGCTCGGCGTGGGTCTGGCATTGGACGATTTCGGTACGGGGCACAGCTCACTGACGCTGCTGCGCACCTGCCCGGTCACGACTCTCAAGGTCGACAAGTCGTTCATCGACGACCTGAACGGGACCGCGGAACAGGAAGCGATCGCCACCTCGCTCAGCACCATCGCGGCGACGCTGGGTCTGCGGGCCGTGGCCGAGGGCGTGGAGACCCGTGACCAGGCGGACCGGCTGCACGCGCTGGGTTACCGGTACGCACAGGGCTACTACTTCGCCCGCCCCGCGCCGGCCGAGGAGATCGACGCCGCGCTCGACGCCTCACTGCGGGTCGCTCACCCAGCCTGA
- a CDS encoding endonuclease/exonuclease/phosphatase family protein, with product MTLNLYSPEHADWERRRPVLRDGLAAWRPDIIALQEYDGAADLLGPGYHLAHHSRRSDNGVGAALASRWPITMVSEIDLHVSGRVDLPWSAAVVAEVDAPFGPLAVVHHKPAYQYGYAAEREEQAVLCAQIVEERFAGRYPHVILAGDFDDTPDSASVRFWTGRQSLKQVSVAYRDAWEAVHPDDPGHTFTPANPLVREGEMPLEIGRRIDYVMVRCGTHGPSLKVADCRLAFDEPVGGVWATDHFGVVADLLAPAG from the coding sequence ATGACATTGAATCTCTACTCGCCGGAGCACGCCGACTGGGAGCGCCGCCGCCCGGTGCTGCGCGACGGCCTGGCGGCGTGGAGGCCCGACATCATCGCGCTGCAGGAGTACGACGGGGCCGCCGACCTGCTCGGACCCGGGTACCACCTCGCGCACCACTCCCGCCGCTCGGACAACGGTGTCGGCGCCGCGCTGGCGAGCCGATGGCCGATCACCATGGTCTCCGAGATCGACTTGCACGTGTCGGGACGGGTGGACCTGCCCTGGTCGGCGGCGGTGGTGGCCGAGGTGGACGCGCCGTTCGGGCCGCTCGCGGTGGTGCATCACAAGCCTGCTTATCAGTACGGCTACGCCGCCGAACGCGAGGAACAGGCCGTGCTCTGCGCGCAGATCGTCGAGGAACGGTTCGCCGGGCGGTACCCGCACGTGATCCTTGCCGGCGACTTCGACGACACCCCGGACTCGGCGAGCGTCCGGTTCTGGACGGGCCGGCAGTCGTTGAAACAGGTCAGTGTGGCGTACCGGGATGCTTGGGAAGCGGTGCACCCGGACGATCCCGGCCACACGTTCACGCCGGCGAACCCGCTGGTCCGCGAGGGTGAGATGCCGCTGGAGATCGGCAGGCGGATCGACTATGTGATGGTCCGCTGCGGCACGCACGGCCCGAGCCTGAAGGTGGCGGACTGCCGGCTGGCGTTCGACGAACCGGTCGGCGGGGTGTGGGCGACCGACCATTTCGGAGTGGTCGCCGACCTGCTGGCCCCGGCAGGATGA